Genomic window (Dasypus novemcinctus isolate mDasNov1 chromosome 10, mDasNov1.1.hap2, whole genome shotgun sequence):
TCTCCCTTAGGCTCCCAGATATTATACTTAGAGGGTCCTTAGAGATTAGGGACCTTTGCCCTGTCTCCCCAAATACAATCCACGCTTATTTAGGACTAGTAGTGGCTAGAAGGGGGTGTGGCAGacatagcacaataaaccaattGTTAAGTAGAAAACTTTCTGAAATTGTAGGACACTAATAGTTGGGGTCTGCATAGCGTTCTAGTCTTTATAATAAGCTCTTCTGTCAAATGAGTTATTTGGAGGATAAAGAATTCCTACTGACCAGAGGGAAGTTATGAAGATGAAAACTTGCCTTTTGGATCatgagaattttattaatatgttactATTTTAAGTGCCATACAAATACCCTTTGTATTGATTTCAGTGGGATGTACTGATTGAATAAACATGCCAATTTCTGCCAGTGAGCCAAACAGTATTTTTAACCTGCTTTAAAATATGTGTTGTTTCCTACAGTTTTTTAAGTTTGGAGTTGATTACGACAgcactttcaatttttaaaaattcttctttccaGAGactatacatacatattttaaacTATTAGATAGAAACCTTAAAGGGGTGggtgattattttttaagttacaaataaaggtaaaaaaaaggcaaaccttaattttttttgtttgtgtataGCGTTATATTGGAAAATATCACAACATTGAAAGGGGATATAAAACCAGAGAAATTTTGAGTAACAATTCTTTGGACAGCTAACTGAAATATACtcttgtatgttttcttttttctgattacCCCCTATTTATCCTATTTATCCCATTTTGTGTATAACTTTGTGCAGTTAATTAGGGCCTTGCCAGAAATTTATGGATCTTCCAAAATTAAGGGAACAACAGAATAGAAAGTGGAAGTGTTTCACATTGGTTCATGGGGTCCTCAAGATAACAATACTAATTGCCATTTCAAAGATGGGAGAAGTAGGGTGTGAAAAGGTCAAGGTTTGTTCAGGGGCTTTCAGCTGGTCCCAAAAACTTTATCTCTggttcctttctcctttttcaaaaTGGAGAAAGCAAAGGATCCTTTAGGTCCCAAGGTCCTTGGGAATATAAATTAGATGGTATTTAAAGACTGGTTTGAGTTCTTGTTTGGAAAGACATTGAAGAAGAACTAATgactattattattgttgttgtttgtgaCCCAGATAAATATGGTTTTGATGCATAGGGGCCTTTTTAGAAGTTTATGGACAGAAATACAAAATTACCATCTTGTAAAATGATACCAGTTATTGTCCTTACTTTGTGGATCAAGAAACCTTAGAAAATTCAGGCACAGGAGAGGGAATAGGGTATTTGGGAGTTATAGCTTCAGGGTGAGAGCTAAGAATGGAATGAGAATCACAGAACCCCCACATTTCAAGAGACCTTGGTCATCTGGTCCAACAGCCCCCGTGGCCCTGAATCCTTGGCGTGATCCCTTCCAGCGATGGGGAAGTCATCCCCTCCCAGGCGGCCCATCCCTCGCTCAGTGGCTGACTTGTTGGAAAGTCCTTCCTGGTTTTGAGCCGTGAACTGATGGGAGAACCTTTTCTTCTCAATATGCATTGCTGGCTGAGATGAAGCTCCTCACAACAGCCCTTGCCTCCCCATCCCGAGGACCCAGAAGACTGGGGGATTTACCTGAAATTGTAGCCTGGGGAGATGCTGCTCCTCTCCGAAACGCCATCCAGCCGGGTGAAGGAGTACTTGGGGACGCACTGGTCCCAGGCCCTGTCCAGGTCGCACACCCAGCCGATCTTAATGCCCAGAACTCCGCCCTGAAGGAACAACCCAGATATGAGCCCCTCCATAGCCCTCTGACCCTGCCCACGGcctgggtgagggtgggggtggaggagtgTGGCAGCCGGTCTCTCCCCACTTTTTAGGTGGAGGACTGAGGCAGGGAGAACGAAAAGTGACTGGTTTCACGTTCCTTGGTCAGTAAGCGCTGCCGCTGGGGTGAGAACCCTTAGGCCTCTAAATCCCACTTTGGGAAGCTTTACTCCTCCATCTGCAACACAGGAGAAGAGCAAGAGGCCGTAGAGCCGTGTTCCCCTCGCCTGGGCCTCTCCCTGCAGGGGATGAGTGAAGGTGGGAATGGGAacctggggctgggggagcctGGGTGGCTAGAAAGGAGCCTTCCACCAGGTGGCGCTGCCTCGTGGCGGCTCCCTCTCCCCAATGCCCTCCTTAGGTAGGGCTGAGGTCCCCGACTCTTGGGGTCATGGAAGAGGGTCTGGGTCCTCACCGTGCTGGCCAGCTTGGCAAAATCCTGCCCCGCAAACTTGACCACATCCCCCACCCGCAAGATGGGGCAGAAGGGGTCCTTGTCCGGGTGGAAGCGGCATGTCTTCATGGCGGCGGTTGTCAGGTTGGGAAGGAGGTTTCCCCTGGGGAGGACGAGAGGCGGTGGGGGGCTCCCATTATGAGAAGACAGCCAGGAACAACTTTTCCCCCAGCCTGACGGAGCCTCAGTGTCCCTCCACGCCCAGGCAGGGGGATCCGAGACCCGATCCCTGGGACACACCCCCTCCCTCGCTCCTTTCCCTGCCTATTTCTTGGGAGCCCCTCCCGCCTCCATCTCCTATTAGGTTATGGGTGCCATGTCTACTCTCCCCAGCAACCAGGCTGGAGGCTCCTGGAGGGCTGGAGTCGCGCCCGATTACTTTCTGTACACCTATGGTCCCTGGCACTTTGCTTTGCACGCAGCCGAGGCACATCCGGTAGTTACTGAATGAATGAGTCCCTGAGAAGGGGCTGAAGTGGGGAACAGGAAAGGGGTACCCACAGGAGGCCTTGATGTGGGGAGACAGAAATCGGATGAGTCCCTTGGGACCCCAATCTCCGAAGACGTCCCTGTCCCAGGGCCAGGTTTAAATCGCCCCCTCCCCTGACCCCAGCAAAACTCCCATTTGGGTTCTGAGCCCCGAGGCAGGGAGGCTGGCAGAGAAGATGGCCCCAAGGTGCACATGTGGGGGAAGGGGGGCTGAGAGACTGGGGATAGGAGTCcctgggagaagagaagagaaagtgggAGAGCTGTGGTGAACAGGGCATCTGTTCACCCTCCTGAGAAGGGGgtggcagggtggggcaggggtgcaTCTTGGCTTTAGGGAGAAAGAGAGGACTCACTTCTCAAAGTTGAAGAGGGGGAAGCGGATGCTGTTCTTGATGAAAATAGTGAAGTTCTCCGCTTCCATCATGACAGGCCTGGGGGCGAGAACAAGAGCTCTTAGCTCTTGGGAAGAGGGGGAAGAGGGAGTTTTCGCCCCAGGGGCTGCCTGTCCTGGGGGATGTCTCCTAGAGGGCACATGGCCATAGCCTCTGCATCTAACAGAAACGAGTGCTCCGAGAGCCGGCATTGGGAAGGGCAGCCCTGGGTCTGGGGTGAGAGGGAGAGCAGGGTGGCAGGGGAGGCAGGCTGGGGTCGTGGATATCCTGAGGCCACTGCCCACCCCTCCAGGAAGGCACATTCCTTGGGAAGCCCATGAGATCCTCGCCCAGCTCAGAGACGCAGAGCTCCCCGTGTTGGCCACAGGGAGCTGGGCCGTGTCCTCGGCCCTCCCACCTGCTCCAGTCCTTACATCTCCACCGTGTCCACCTCGGTGGGGCACCAGCCCTGGATCTCGCAGGTCTGGAGCACAGAGCTGTAGTTCACACAGCGGCCGGTGAGGACCCCTGGGAGGGCAGAGCCACACTGCTGGGTGACTGCCTGCCTCTAGCAGCTCCCTGTCCCTCCTCCTCAGGGCCCACTACatcccccacacccacacccaagGACCCTGGCATGTGGGGGGAAAGAACAGGCAGGGCCAGGGGGGCTGGCATGTCGCACATTTGCCCTGCAGAGCTCCGCTTTCCAGCCCCCAGTCAGGCCAAAGGGCGGTAACATCCCAAGCCCCAGCCACCAGACTACCCCTCATTCCCCTTGCTCTCCAATCACACAGGGCTCTTCCTACCCCTGAGCCTTTGCCGCAGCTGCTCCTTCGACCTGGAATGCCTGTTCTAAAGCCCCTCTGTCCTGCCAAATCCTACCCATCCTCAGGGTCTGTCCCAAGGTCATTGCTCTAGAAAGATGTTTTGGGGCCTCCCTCCCTGGGGCTCCCACAGTCGTTTGCACATTGCTGGCAGCTCTTGCCCCGTGGTGGCACACCcatctgcccccccaccccacccccaccccagcttgGGGCAGAGGCTGAGCCACCTGTGCAGCCCTGCTGGGTCTGGCCCAGAGGGGGCCCCTAGGAATGCCTGCAGAACTACCCAGAAGTCGATTTCCATTCCCTCTCCTGGGATGAGCTCTCCGCACAGAGAATTGCTGTCCCCTGGGGACCTGCTTAAGTCTCTGCAGGTGTGAGGGGTCATGGAAAGGGCTGCACTCACCCCCGCCCGGGAAGCGCTCCGGCCCACACTGGCTGTCTGATGCACAGCGGAACTTCTCCTCGCTCTGTGGGGACACGAGTCTGCAGGTGGGGGGAGGGCCCTGCACTGGCCCAGGGTGAACCCCGTCACTGCGTCCCCACAACCGGCAGCCTCCAGAGGGCCGAGGTCTAGGGTCCCAGGTCCAAGGCTGGACTTGGGGTCTCTGCTTATATCCAGCCTCTCCCTGCCACCCTCGCCTCCCCCCAGTGTTTTCTTCCCTGACCCGCTGTGTCCAAGCTGCCTCCCACCCTTACCTCTGGGCAAAATCCTTGCATCTGGTTTTCAGTAACAATCATCTTGGTGATGATGACAAAGACAGAGGTGCCCTTggggggacagggaaggagaggaaaaaattcAACTGCGAGGCAGGTAGTTTTATGATCCCCACTCTAcacctgaggaaactgaggctgaggtTAAACGATTTGGCCAAGGTCACTGGGCTAGGAGAGGGTGGGGTGAGATACAAACTGTGCTCTTTCCAATCGCCCACAGGATCCCTCCTGCTCCCTTGGTGAGTTGTCTGGGATTATAGCACAAGTTGGGAAGAGTCTGGGGAGGGACCCAGCTTTTCCGGGGCCCAGTACCACACTCTGGAGGGCAGGCTCAGTTTCTGTCCACACCTCCCCAAGGCAGGGAAAGGGGTTCTCTGGATTGCTGATGCTTAGCGCTCTTATTGGGAATCCCACTGGCACTCCCCTTACTtggccccctcccctccatccCGCACAGGGTCTGGGCACCCATACACCTCGCTGGGCTGGGGGCAGCCTGGGGACCATACCTGGGGTGGGGTCACATAATCGGACACATCCATGACTCTGTTGGCATAGCGCCCGAAGCCCTTCACCTTGGTTACCACCGAGGACTCGATGGCTGTGTCCCGCACTTGGTATGCCTTCTCATGTAAGAAAACCCACCTGGGGCAGGAGAGCAGGggtggagaggaagagaggagagtccATGAGTCCATCAGAGCTGAGAGTTTCCCTTCCTCCAACATTAGGACAACACGGGTCTGCCTGGCAGGTGAAGGCCTGGGGCAAGCCTTTGGCTGGCTTAGAGCAAGCTTCTCCCCGTTTTTTTCCCAATTACTATCCCCCTAAAGAGTAttgtaagattttttatttcctaaTCAATCCCCATGAAATTTTAATATCTCTGTTTAGGTGCTGTACGGATACTTGTGTTTTATACATTAACAGAGTAAGGTAGCTTTCACCCCACAAGAACCACTTTTCACCCCCCGCAGGGCTGAGAAGGGCCGCCTCTCTCAGGAGTCCAGgagagaggaggggcagggggcccAGACCTCCTGATAGGTGCTGTGTGCCCCTGGCTTTGTTTACAGCGGTAACCTGAGTGCCCGGCCCACTGCAGGTGTTCGGTAGATGGGTACTGAGTCCAAGAAGTCACTTGGGAGCTGAGGCAGTCTCCATCTATTCAAGAgtcagaggaggagagaggaggactGGAGACAGTCCAGCGGCTGAGCTTTCTCTAGGGCAGGTCAGTGGAGTTGGaatggggacagggaggggagacCAGGTGTGTGTTTTGGGAAGGGGGGGGTCCTTTGTCACCTCCCTTATTCCCTGGATTGTGCTGCCACCCAGTGGACATTCACCCTTCCTGGCATCTCCCGGTAGCTTCAATCCCTTCTGGGGCCACGTGGATCAGGCAGGGCCCCTTCCTTTTCTccatcccctcctccctccccagaggCACCCAGCCTTCCCTAGTGGCAAGAAAGGCCGGAAGCCACTCACAGCCAAGATGACTGATCACATTCCTTACCGACAGTCCTCAGGGCACTGCTCTGTCACCAGCACTTGCAGCCGGCTGCTGTGCAGGGACCCATCCGTGTCACATTTGTCACTGACGGCACACTGGATGCTACATGTTGTTactgtcccattttacagatggaacaACCTTGTCAATGACGTTTGGAAAATTCTGGACCCTCTGTCTCCCAGGCAACGCAAATACATATCTCTATACATACAGAGGTTTGTTTTGTTAATC
Coding sequences:
- the P2RX3 gene encoding P2X purinoceptor 3, with the protein product MNCISDFFTYETTKSVVVKSWTIGIINRAVQLLIISYFVGWVFLHEKAYQVRDTAIESSVVTKVKGFGRYANRVMDVSDYVTPPQGTSVFVIITKMIVTENQMQGFCPESEEKFRCASDSQCGPERFPGGGVLTGRCVNYSSVLQTCEIQGWCPTEVDTVEMPVMMEAENFTIFIKNSIRFPLFNFEKGNLLPNLTTAAMKTCRFHPDKDPFCPILRVGDVVKFAGQDFAKLASTGGVLGIKIGWVCDLDRAWDQCVPKYSFTRLDGVSERSSISPGYNFRFAKYYKMENGSEYRTLLKAFGIRFDVLVHGNAGKFNIIPTIISSVAAFTSVGVGTVLCDIILLNFLKGADQYKARKFEEVSETTLKVAASANPVFPSDQATEEKQSTDSGAYSIGH